The proteins below come from a single Terriglobales bacterium genomic window:
- the asnB gene encoding asparagine synthase (glutamine-hydrolyzing) has protein sequence MCGIVGLSLARSGDVESMVPRIEAMLRALYHRGPDDSGWTAATRADRSEAEALLGATRLAILDVSFAGHQPMRDPATGNWIVLNGEIYNHLDLRAELGQRGEPWRSGSDTETILRSYAVWGMDVLPRLRGMFALAIWDASQGALLLARDRLGIKPVYFTEVAEGVAFASEVRAFTAGGLLKPQLDRMGLSGYLKFGSVPEPLTLFRGVSSLAAGHWMRIERGRVSNVGCYWSPVPSPKARRRLNIRHLREQLERAITEHLLSDVPVASFLSGGVDSSVVTAVAARNSRLPLRTFTLAFRETGFDESNYAKVVAEKYQTLHWRVLLSEDDILSQVPSAVAALDLPSADGVNTYVISRAVASAGIKVVLSGLGGDELFGGYDTFRRLQLVEEWRWLLRALPAYVVRRMRGDRAVQVAQSRAGLDSRYEALRSYWSERDLRAMGADVRASYESDDAGPAFPIPARASVFELQGYMRSTLLRDSDVMSMAHSLELRVPFLDHKLVEFCVASNAAEAAGKAALVEAVRGLLPPMTTGRPKQGFVLPMQRWMRGPLAAFVNDGLARLEASGFLPRLRPADVLRRFNQEPWMHSRVWQLAVLGHWLERNGPSAGAAGDASHVSVPGEPEMMSVV, from the coding sequence ATGTGCGGCATAGTCGGGCTGTCACTCGCACGGTCCGGCGATGTCGAGTCCATGGTGCCGCGCATCGAGGCGATGCTGCGCGCGCTCTACCATCGCGGACCCGATGATTCCGGCTGGACCGCCGCCACGCGCGCCGATCGCTCAGAGGCCGAAGCCTTGCTGGGCGCCACGCGGCTCGCCATCCTCGACGTTTCCTTCGCCGGCCATCAGCCGATGCGCGATCCCGCGACGGGAAACTGGATCGTCCTCAACGGCGAAATCTACAACCACCTCGACCTGCGCGCCGAACTGGGACAGCGCGGCGAGCCCTGGCGTTCGGGCAGTGACACGGAAACCATCCTGCGCAGTTACGCCGTGTGGGGTATGGATGTTTTGCCGCGTCTGCGCGGCATGTTCGCGCTTGCCATCTGGGACGCCTCGCAGGGCGCGCTGCTGCTGGCGCGCGATCGGCTCGGGATCAAGCCGGTGTACTTCACCGAGGTTGCCGAAGGCGTGGCCTTCGCCTCCGAGGTGCGCGCCTTCACCGCCGGCGGATTGCTCAAGCCGCAGCTGGACCGCATGGGCCTCTCCGGATATCTAAAGTTTGGCTCCGTGCCCGAACCGCTCACGCTCTTCCGTGGCGTCAGTTCGCTCGCCGCCGGGCACTGGATGCGCATCGAGCGCGGCCGCGTAAGCAACGTCGGTTGCTACTGGAGTCCGGTGCCTTCGCCGAAAGCGCGCCGCCGCCTCAACATCCGGCACTTGCGCGAGCAGCTGGAACGCGCCATTACCGAGCACCTGCTCTCCGACGTTCCCGTCGCGTCATTTCTCAGCGGCGGCGTGGATTCCTCCGTTGTTACGGCGGTGGCGGCGCGCAACTCGCGCCTTCCGCTGCGCACCTTCACCCTTGCCTTCCGCGAGACCGGCTTCGACGAGTCCAACTACGCCAAGGTGGTCGCCGAAAAATACCAGACGCTGCACTGGCGCGTGCTCCTCAGCGAAGACGACATTCTCTCGCAGGTCCCATCCGCGGTTGCCGCGCTCGACTTGCCCAGCGCCGACGGCGTGAACACTTATGTGATCTCGCGCGCCGTGGCCAGCGCCGGCATCAAGGTGGTGCTCAGCGGCCTGGGCGGCGACGAACTGTTTGGCGGGTACGACACCTTCCGCCGCCTGCAACTGGTTGAGGAGTGGCGCTGGCTGCTGCGTGCGCTGCCCGCGTACGTGGTGCGCCGCATGCGCGGCGACCGCGCCGTACAGGTGGCGCAGTCGCGCGCCGGACTGGACTCCCGCTACGAGGCCCTGCGCTCCTACTGGAGCGAGAGAGACCTGCGCGCCATGGGCGCCGACGTTCGCGCCAGCTACGAGTCCGATGATGCCGGCCCCGCCTTCCCGATTCCGGCGCGAGCCAGCGTCTTCGAACTCCAGGGTTACATGCGCTCCACCCTGCTGCGCGACAGCGACGTGATGAGCATGGCGCACTCGCTCGAGCTTCGCGTCCCGTTCCTCGATCACAAACTCGTCGAATTCTGCGTGGCCAGCAATGCCGCCGAAGCCGCCGGCAAAGCGGCGCTGGTGGAAGCGGTTCGCGGTTTGCTGCCGCCCATGACCACCGGCCGCCCCAAGCAGGGCTTCGTGCTGCCCATGCAGCGCTGGATGCGCGGCCCGCTCGCCGCCTTCGTGAACGATGGCTTGGCCAGGCTGGAAGCCAGCGGTTTCCTCCCGCGCCTGCGCCCCGCCGATGTGCTGCGGCGATTCAATCAGGAACCATGGATGCACTCGCGCGTGTGGCAGCTCGCCGTTCTCGGACACTGGCTGGAGCGCAACGGGCCGTCGGCCGGCGCTGCCGGCGACGCCAGTCACGTCTCCGTCCCGGGTGAGCCGGAAATGATGAGTGTGGTTTGA
- a CDS encoding carbamoyltransferase C-terminal domain-containing protein: MYILGINAYHGDAAAALIKDGELIAAAEEERFNRRKHCAGFPARAIQYCLRTAGISAADIDHVGISRDPSAHLHKKILFSMTRLSKLGGLVSSRLANAARVRNLKDELIAALGVAPDAVKAQFHNVEHHKAHMASCFLVSPWERAAILSIDGFGDFISTMWGTGCGNRIEVSGQIEYPHSVGIVYTAASQFIGFPKYGDEGKVMGLAPYGKPRFMDEFRDIVRTEDGGRFALNLDYFLHHSEGVEMTWDEGTPTIGRIFSDKFAQTFGPPREKGGTLTSREEDIAASLQQRLEEVGFHILKHLHTISGGTRLCVAGGVAFNSVMNGKIPLATPFKEVFIQPAAGDAGTAIGVCYWLHNVELGRPRGYVMEHAYTGPQFVNGDIESAIRASGLRAQHLDDAALTRRAAQAVADGKIVGWFQGRMEFGPRALGNRSIVADPRRAEMKDILNARIKKREPFRPFAPSILEEKLGEYFEQTHPAPTMLMVFQVREEKRAQIPAVTHVDGSGRLQTVSADTNPRYHQLIRDFERITGVPVVLNTSFNEDEPIVCTPADAIDCFRKTKMDVLFLGNYMVEAG; encoded by the coding sequence TTGTACATTCTGGGAATCAACGCCTATCACGGCGATGCCGCCGCCGCGCTCATCAAAGACGGCGAACTCATCGCCGCCGCTGAAGAAGAGCGTTTCAACCGGCGGAAGCACTGCGCTGGATTTCCGGCGCGTGCCATCCAGTACTGCCTGCGCACCGCCGGAATCTCGGCCGCCGACATCGACCACGTCGGCATCTCGCGCGATCCTTCCGCCCACCTGCACAAGAAAATCCTGTTTTCCATGACGCGCCTCTCCAAGCTCGGCGGGCTGGTCTCGAGCCGCCTGGCGAACGCCGCGCGCGTCCGCAACCTCAAAGACGAACTCATCGCCGCGCTCGGCGTCGCGCCCGACGCCGTGAAGGCTCAATTCCACAACGTGGAGCACCACAAGGCGCACATGGCGAGCTGCTTTCTGGTTTCGCCCTGGGAGCGTGCCGCCATTCTGTCCATCGACGGCTTTGGCGACTTCATCAGCACCATGTGGGGCACCGGCTGCGGCAATCGGATCGAGGTCAGCGGACAAATCGAGTATCCGCACTCGGTCGGGATCGTGTACACGGCCGCTTCGCAGTTCATCGGCTTCCCCAAGTACGGTGACGAAGGCAAGGTGATGGGCCTGGCGCCCTACGGCAAGCCGCGCTTCATGGATGAATTCCGCGACATCGTTCGCACCGAAGACGGCGGCCGCTTCGCGCTCAACCTCGACTACTTCCTGCACCACTCCGAAGGCGTCGAGATGACCTGGGACGAGGGCACGCCCACCATCGGGCGAATCTTCTCTGACAAGTTTGCCCAGACCTTCGGCCCGCCGCGCGAAAAAGGCGGCACGCTCACGTCGCGCGAAGAAGACATCGCCGCCTCGCTCCAGCAGCGCCTCGAAGAAGTCGGCTTCCACATCCTCAAGCACCTGCACACCATCAGCGGCGGAACGCGGCTCTGCGTGGCCGGCGGCGTGGCCTTCAACTCGGTGATGAATGGAAAAATCCCGCTGGCCACGCCGTTCAAGGAAGTTTTCATCCAGCCCGCCGCCGGCGACGCCGGCACCGCCATTGGCGTCTGCTATTGGCTGCACAACGTCGAGCTCGGGCGCCCGCGCGGCTACGTGATGGAGCACGCCTACACCGGCCCGCAGTTCGTGAACGGCGATATCGAGAGCGCCATCCGCGCCTCCGGACTGCGCGCGCAGCACCTCGACGACGCCGCGCTCACTCGCCGCGCCGCGCAGGCAGTGGCCGACGGCAAGATCGTAGGCTGGTTCCAGGGCCGCATGGAGTTCGGGCCGCGCGCGCTTGGCAACCGCAGCATCGTCGCCGACCCGCGCCGCGCCGAAATGAAAGACATCCTCAACGCGCGCATCAAGAAGCGCGAGCCGTTCCGGCCGTTCGCGCCCTCAATCCTGGAAGAAAAACTCGGCGAATACTTCGAGCAGACACACCCCGCGCCCACCATGCTCATGGTCTTCCAGGTCAGGGAAGAGAAGCGCGCGCAGATTCCCGCGGTCACGCACGTGGATGGCTCCGGGCGCCTGCAAACCGTCAGCGCCGACACGAATCCGCGTTATCACCAGCTCATCCGCGACTTCGAGCGCATCACCGGCGTCCCGGTCGTGCTGAACACCTCATTTAACGAAGATGAACCCATCGTGTGCACGCCTGCCGACGCCATCGATTGCTTCCGCAAAACGAAAATGGATGTGCTCTTTCTCGGCAACTACATGGTGGAAGCCGGCTGA
- a CDS encoding glycosyltransferase family 4 protein, whose product MKVLILNQAFYPDVVSTAQHAADLAVALVQAGHSVTVIAGNRGYDDPQLRFPAREQWRGVHIVRLGALGLGKASRWRRAVGFAWFMSACALRLLMLPRVDVIVAMTSPPLISFLAALAVPMKAKRLVVWAMDVNPDEAIAAGWLRERSLTARSLAAMLRYSLRRAAAVVVLDRFMRERILAKGVSPANVHTVPPWAHDDVVRFDDAGRQRFREQHGLGGRFVVMYSGNHSPCHPLDTVLEAAERLRSHPEIVFCFVGGGSEHARLRRRAQELGLENVLCLPYQPLEQLAGSLSAADLHVVVMGDAFRGIVHPCKIYNVIAVGAPFLYVGPAQSHLTDLAQDLPAAAWSSHRHGDVEGVIRHVLRAAGSAPSPRSANGLQRFSRSTLAPDLVHIIEQAAAPPAKG is encoded by the coding sequence ATGAAGGTCCTGATCCTCAATCAGGCGTTCTACCCAGACGTGGTTTCCACCGCGCAGCACGCCGCCGATCTGGCCGTCGCGCTGGTCCAGGCCGGGCACTCGGTCACCGTGATCGCCGGCAACCGCGGTTATGACGACCCGCAGCTGCGGTTCCCGGCGCGTGAGCAGTGGCGCGGCGTACACATCGTGCGCCTCGGCGCGTTGGGACTCGGGAAAGCGTCGCGCTGGCGACGCGCCGTTGGCTTCGCCTGGTTCATGTCGGCGTGCGCGCTGCGGTTGCTCATGCTGCCGCGCGTGGACGTCATCGTCGCCATGACCTCGCCGCCGCTCATCTCGTTCCTCGCCGCGCTCGCCGTTCCAATGAAGGCAAAGCGGCTCGTCGTGTGGGCCATGGACGTGAATCCCGACGAAGCCATCGCCGCCGGCTGGCTGCGCGAGCGCTCGCTCACGGCGCGCTCACTGGCTGCCATGCTGCGCTACAGCCTGCGGCGCGCCGCAGCCGTGGTTGTGCTCGATCGCTTCATGCGCGAGCGCATCCTCGCCAAGGGCGTGTCGCCGGCGAACGTTCACACCGTGCCGCCCTGGGCGCACGACGACGTAGTCCGCTTCGACGACGCCGGCCGGCAACGCTTCCGTGAGCAGCACGGGCTCGGCGGCAGGTTCGTCGTCATGTATTCGGGCAACCACAGCCCCTGCCATCCGCTCGACACCGTGCTGGAAGCCGCCGAGCGCCTGCGCTCGCATCCGGAGATCGTCTTTTGCTTCGTGGGTGGCGGCAGCGAGCACGCCCGGCTGCGCCGCCGCGCGCAGGAGCTGGGACTGGAGAACGTCCTCTGTCTCCCCTATCAGCCGCTCGAGCAACTGGCCGGCTCGCTCTCGGCCGCCGATCTTCATGTTGTCGTCATGGGCGACGCCTTCCGCGGCATCGTCCACCCCTGCAAGATCTACAACGTGATTGCGGTGGGCGCGCCGTTTCTCTACGTCGGGCCGGCGCAGAGCCACCTCACCGATCTCGCGCAGGATCTTCCCGCAGCCGCCTGGTCTTCCCACCGCCATGGTGACGTGGAAGGCGTAATCCGGCACGTGCTTCGCGCCGCCGGCAGCGCACCTTCGCCGCGCTCCGCCAATGGATTGCAGCGCTTCTCCCGCTCCACGCTTGCACCAGACCTGGTGCACATCATCGAACAGGCCGCCGCGCCGCCCGCGAAGGGCTAG
- a CDS encoding MraY family glycosyltransferase, translating into MALVYLGAFVASLLSSLILTWFVRHVAVARGWAVSAPSARHLHNTPIPRLGGVGIYLAMWGVLATSGIVWRIVDHQVGLPLSLIAKIAVPSVLVFAVGLYDDFRDAGPYLKLAVQTLAAAMLFFNGLRVSSIGLLNEGQALPGWISLLLTVLWVLWITNAFNLLDGLDGLAAGSALFAMFVVLLLALDQNKSFVAYLSVVLIGSTLGFLRYNFNPATIFLGDSGSLFLGFMLSALALTGAGKGPTIISIAIPLVSFGLPILDVMLSVVRRFLSGRPLFHADNEHIHHKMLKRGLSHRQAVIALYAVSAVFAMTSLLLMYSVTGATALTLLIVGAVIWIGVQQLGYHELFELGRVARRTIDQKRVIINNLALRRASEALGLARDLDQVESIVVAAFALNDFDGVRFEPADARLRAFHWEKPGAPAEVSQWTMALDVAAAGQLCGQFIVRRALNDKPLLLDINLLTADFCPALGSALRRAVTPGSQPQRAKAAVAGSEYRVPSA; encoded by the coding sequence TTGGCCCTCGTCTACCTGGGCGCATTCGTCGCGTCGCTGCTTTCGTCGCTGATCCTGACTTGGTTTGTCCGCCACGTTGCGGTTGCCCGCGGCTGGGCAGTCTCGGCGCCCTCGGCGCGCCACCTGCACAACACACCTATTCCTCGCCTCGGCGGCGTCGGCATTTACCTGGCGATGTGGGGCGTGCTGGCGACCTCGGGCATTGTCTGGCGAATCGTTGACCACCAGGTCGGACTGCCGCTCAGCCTCATCGCCAAGATCGCCGTTCCCTCCGTGCTCGTCTTCGCGGTTGGCTTGTACGACGACTTCCGCGACGCTGGCCCATACCTGAAGCTGGCGGTGCAGACGCTTGCCGCCGCAATGCTGTTCTTCAACGGGCTCCGCGTCTCCAGCATCGGCTTATTGAACGAAGGACAGGCGCTGCCCGGCTGGATCAGCCTGCTGCTGACCGTGCTCTGGGTGCTGTGGATCACCAACGCCTTCAACCTGCTCGACGGCCTTGACGGCCTCGCCGCCGGCTCGGCGCTGTTCGCCATGTTCGTGGTGCTGCTGCTCGCCCTCGACCAAAACAAGTCTTTCGTCGCCTACCTGAGTGTGGTGCTGATCGGTTCGACGCTTGGCTTCCTGCGCTACAACTTCAACCCGGCCACCATCTTTCTCGGCGACTCGGGCAGCCTGTTTCTTGGATTCATGCTGAGCGCGCTGGCCCTCACCGGCGCCGGCAAAGGCCCGACGATCATTTCCATCGCCATCCCGCTGGTTTCCTTCGGGCTGCCGATCCTGGACGTGATGCTCTCCGTGGTGCGGCGCTTCCTCAGCGGACGCCCGCTGTTCCACGCCGACAACGAGCACATCCATCACAAGATGCTCAAGCGCGGGCTCTCGCACCGCCAGGCGGTGATCGCGCTCTACGCCGTCAGCGCCGTGTTCGCCATGACCAGCCTGCTGCTCATGTACTCGGTTACCGGCGCCACCGCGCTTACCTTGCTGATCGTCGGCGCGGTCATCTGGATCGGCGTGCAGCAGCTCGGCTACCACGAGCTTTTCGAACTGGGCCGCGTCGCCCGCCGCACCATTGATCAGAAGCGCGTCATCATCAACAACCTGGCGCTGCGCCGCGCCAGTGAGGCCCTCGGCCTGGCCCGCGACCTGGATCAGGTGGAGAGCATCGTGGTCGCCGCCTTCGCGCTGAACGATTTCGACGGCGTGCGCTTCGAGCCCGCCGACGCCCGCCTGCGCGCCTTCCATTGGGAGAAGCCCGGCGCCCCGGCCGAGGTCAGCCAGTGGACGATGGCGCTCGACGTCGCCGCTGCCGGCCAGCTCTGCGGCCAGTTCATCGTGCGCCGCGCGCTGAATGACAAGCCCTTGCTGCTCGACATCAACCTGCTGACCGCCGACTTCTGTCCGGCGCTGGGCAGCGCCCTGCGCCGCGCCGTCACGCCCGGCTCGCAGCCGCAGCGGGCCAAGGCGGCGGTGGCGGGCTCCGAGTATCGCGTTCCCAGCGCCTAG
- a CDS encoding MFS transporter: MLGANSGRGWSWLPVALRALRYRNFRLFFTGQLISLIGTWMQTVAQSWLVYRLTGSSVLLGAVGFASQFPVFFMSPVAGIVADRVNRQKLVIATQVASMLLAFILAALTLAHRVQVWHIVVLAVLLGVVNAFDVPGRQSFLVEMVGKEDLMNAIALNSSMFNGARIVGPAVAGVLVATIGEGWCFFANAVSYIAVIVGLMMMRVQPRAVREPRGPIEETLEGFRFARHTAPIRALLLLVGLVSLVGMPYTVLMPIFADRILHGGARGLGLLMGCTGVGALLGALTLAARTGLTGLSQWIARASAAFGISLVLFAVSRNFWLSAGLLVPVGFAMMLQTSSTNTLIQAMVPDHLRGRVMSLYSMMMIGMAPFGALFAGLVADRIGAAMAVAIGGVACVAGAIAFGSQLPTLRVQARELIIAQTLAGGEPPQEMTAPASVNR; the protein is encoded by the coding sequence GTGCTGGGCGCTAACAGCGGACGCGGATGGTCGTGGCTGCCGGTAGCGCTGCGCGCGCTGCGCTATCGCAACTTCCGCCTGTTCTTCACCGGGCAACTGATCTCGCTGATCGGGACCTGGATGCAAACCGTGGCGCAGTCGTGGCTGGTGTACCGGCTGACCGGTTCGTCGGTGCTGCTGGGCGCCGTGGGGTTCGCCTCGCAGTTCCCGGTCTTTTTCATGTCGCCGGTGGCGGGCATCGTGGCCGACCGGGTGAACCGGCAAAAACTGGTGATTGCGACGCAGGTGGCGTCGATGCTGCTGGCGTTCATCCTGGCGGCGCTGACGCTGGCGCACCGGGTGCAGGTGTGGCACATCGTGGTGCTGGCGGTGCTGCTGGGCGTGGTGAACGCATTCGACGTGCCCGGGCGGCAGTCGTTCCTGGTCGAGATGGTCGGAAAAGAAGACCTGATGAACGCCATCGCGCTGAATTCCTCCATGTTCAACGGCGCCCGCATCGTGGGGCCGGCGGTGGCGGGCGTGCTGGTGGCGACGATCGGCGAAGGCTGGTGCTTCTTCGCCAACGCGGTGAGCTATATCGCGGTGATCGTGGGGCTGATGATGATGCGGGTGCAGCCGCGCGCCGTCCGCGAGCCGCGCGGACCGATCGAGGAGACGCTGGAAGGCTTCCGCTTCGCGCGGCATACCGCGCCGATCCGTGCGCTGCTGCTGCTGGTGGGATTGGTGAGCCTGGTGGGCATGCCGTACACGGTGCTGATGCCGATTTTCGCCGACCGGATCCTGCACGGCGGCGCGCGCGGCCTGGGCCTGCTGATGGGCTGCACGGGAGTGGGCGCGCTGCTGGGCGCATTGACGCTGGCGGCGCGCACCGGCCTCACCGGTTTGAGCCAGTGGATTGCGCGCGCGTCGGCGGCCTTCGGCATCAGCCTGGTGCTGTTCGCCGTGTCGCGGAATTTCTGGCTGTCGGCGGGGCTGCTGGTGCCGGTGGGGTTCGCGATGATGTTGCAGACCTCGTCCACCAACACCCTGATCCAGGCGATGGTCCCGGACCACCTGCGCGGGCGGGTGATGTCGCTCTACTCGATGATGATGATCGGCATGGCGCCCTTCGGCGCGCTCTTCGCCGGGCTGGTGGCCGACCGCATCGGCGCAGCCATGGCGGTGGCCATTGGCGGGGTGGCGTGCGTGGCAGGCGCAATTGCCTTCGGATCGCAATTGCCCACGCTGCGCGTGCAGGCGCGCGAGCTGATCATCGCGCAAACCCTGGCGGGCGGAGAGCCGCCGCAGGAGATGACCGCGCCGGCGTCGGTCAATCGCTGA
- a CDS encoding M20/M25/M40 family metallo-hydrolase translates to MKRTAALFLFLPLVLPFNLLAQAAAPAPVSVSRSAEDKRVYREAMEAADKKIQSEISAHSELMKNLEYLTTHIGSRLTGSPGMQKASQWTLQRFRDYGLDAHLESLEIPHAYNRGQDSAALVAPLARSVAIHALGWSKPTPGEVSGDVVIVTAKREEELGAEKSKLKGAVVLFGEPSKVPPDGDHPDNAYDAVIAPVRGVPEPGSENSSRQRRALLRAIAAEQPAAIIFDSGKTDNLFNMGGANLGARSQRYQASAAPMAFITHEDYALIARLAKAGAVSMKVNLTGTLSAGPAPAAITVAEIKGSELPDERVIIGGHLDSWDLGTGALDNGTGAMAVLEAARALKALGWKPRRTLTFILFTGEEQGSVGASTFLKNHEAEIPKINALLIHDTGTGRVFSIALENLWATAPLMNEIYQPLQEVFDLEPLSSRYFGSSDHVPFLRRGVPSYFCIQKPAHYREAHHSQTDTFDKVLPDEINQGAAVLAAWMWNVSQMPPPLPHHETTPEPAE, encoded by the coding sequence ATGAAGCGCACCGCCGCTCTTTTCCTGTTTCTGCCGCTCGTCCTCCCGTTCAACCTTCTGGCCCAGGCCGCCGCTCCGGCGCCGGTCTCGGTTTCGCGCAGCGCTGAAGACAAGCGCGTCTACCGCGAGGCGATGGAGGCAGCCGACAAGAAAATCCAGTCTGAAATCAGCGCCCACTCCGAGCTGATGAAGAACCTGGAATACCTGACCACGCACATTGGCTCGCGCCTCACCGGCTCGCCCGGCATGCAGAAGGCGTCCCAGTGGACGCTCCAGCGCTTCCGCGATTACGGCCTCGACGCGCACCTCGAGTCGCTGGAAATTCCGCACGCCTACAACCGCGGCCAGGATTCGGCCGCGCTCGTCGCGCCCCTGGCGCGCAGCGTCGCGATCCACGCCCTGGGATGGAGCAAGCCGACCCCGGGCGAAGTCAGCGGCGATGTGGTCATCGTGACCGCCAAGCGCGAAGAAGAACTCGGCGCTGAGAAGTCAAAGCTCAAAGGCGCCGTGGTCCTGTTCGGAGAGCCGTCCAAAGTCCCGCCCGACGGCGACCATCCTGATAACGCCTACGACGCGGTGATTGCGCCAGTGCGCGGCGTCCCCGAGCCGGGCAGCGAAAATTCCTCGCGCCAGCGCCGCGCGCTGCTGCGGGCCATCGCCGCCGAGCAGCCCGCGGCGATCATTTTCGACAGCGGCAAGACCGACAACCTGTTCAACATGGGCGGCGCCAACCTCGGCGCGCGCAGCCAGCGCTACCAGGCGTCGGCAGCGCCCATGGCCTTCATCACGCACGAGGATTACGCGCTCATCGCGCGCCTCGCCAAGGCCGGAGCTGTCAGCATGAAGGTCAACCTCACCGGCACGCTCAGCGCCGGGCCCGCGCCCGCCGCCATCACGGTCGCCGAGATCAAAGGCTCCGAGCTGCCTGACGAGCGCGTCATCATCGGCGGCCACCTCGACTCCTGGGACCTGGGCACCGGCGCGCTCGATAACGGCACCGGCGCCATGGCCGTCCTGGAAGCTGCGCGCGCGTTGAAGGCTCTGGGCTGGAAGCCCAGGCGCACGCTCACCTTTATCCTGTTCACCGGCGAAGAGCAGGGCAGCGTCGGCGCATCCACCTTTCTGAAGAACCACGAGGCCGAAATTCCCAAAATCAATGCCCTGCTCATCCACGACACCGGCACCGGCCGCGTCTTCAGCATTGCGCTGGAGAATCTTTGGGCCACCGCGCCGCTCATGAACGAGATTTACCAGCCGCTCCAGGAAGTGTTCGACCTCGAACCGCTCAGCTCGCGCTACTTCGGCTCGTCGGACCACGTGCCGTTCCTGCGCCGGGGCGTTCCGTCTTACTTCTGCATACAGAAGCCGGCGCACTATCGCGAGGCACATCACAGCCAGACCGACACATTCGATAAAGTTCTGCCCGACGAAATCAACCAGGGCGCCGCGGTGCTCGCCGCCTGGATGTGGAACGTGAGTCAGATGCCGCCGCCGCTGCCGCACCATGAGACAACGCCGGAGCCGGCGGAATGA
- a CDS encoding BON domain-containing protein, translated as MERKWTGAAVLAVVVLALAGLSVAQTATHAGARYDGQIQQDVNQKLQQKDKLRGVSATSEDGIVTLTGTVEVYQDKVNAEKTARKVDHVAGVRNLVEVGPQVSDAQLQEEISRKLRYDRVGHAPVFDSLTLAVQQGVVTVGGTVRDYPARDVALADVRSTAGVKDVVDEIKVAPLSPNDDRIRLAVARAVYGAGPLNRYAMDPAAPIRIVVVNGHVELDGQVNTELEKTVAGIQANSVPGVFSVKNNLMVAGSSEGD; from the coding sequence ATGGAAAGGAAATGGACCGGTGCAGCAGTACTGGCGGTAGTGGTACTGGCGCTGGCCGGCCTGTCTGTGGCGCAAACCGCAACTCACGCAGGCGCGCGCTACGACGGCCAGATCCAGCAGGACGTGAACCAGAAGCTGCAGCAGAAGGACAAGCTGCGCGGTGTGAGCGCCACGTCGGAGGACGGAATCGTGACCCTCACCGGGACGGTGGAGGTCTATCAGGACAAAGTGAACGCCGAGAAGACGGCGCGCAAGGTTGATCACGTGGCAGGCGTGCGGAACCTGGTCGAGGTGGGCCCGCAGGTTTCCGACGCGCAACTGCAGGAGGAAATCAGCCGCAAGCTGCGCTATGACCGCGTGGGTCATGCGCCGGTGTTCGACAGCCTGACGCTTGCCGTGCAACAGGGCGTAGTGACCGTGGGCGGAACCGTCCGTGACTATCCGGCCAGGGACGTTGCGCTGGCGGATGTCCGCAGCACCGCGGGTGTGAAGGACGTAGTGGACGAGATCAAGGTCGCGCCGCTTTCACCGAACGACGACCGCATTCGTCTGGCGGTGGCGCGGGCGGTGTACGGCGCGGGCCCGCTGAACCGCTACGCGATGGATCCGGCGGCGCCGATTCGCATCGTGGTGGTCAACGGACACGTGGAGCTCGACGGCCAGGTAAATACGGAACTGGAGAAGACCGTGGCCGGGATTCAAGCAAACTCGGTGCCGGGCGTCTTCAGCGTGAAGAACAATTTGATGGTCGCCGGCAGCAGCGAAGGCGACTGA
- a CDS encoding ABC transporter ATP-binding protein codes for MSSDGPNTGQNDEIVRVREAHRHYQMGSTTIRAVDGVSLEVRRGEFLALLGSSGSGKSTLLNLLAGLDRPTSGVIEVEGRDLAKMTSLELAHYRRNTVGMVFQSFNLIPSMTIEENVELPMRFAEIDRAERRKRAREALGRVGLGARLTHRPTELSGGEQQRSSLARALANRPSLLLADEPTGNLDSRTGEEIMKLLRECNQSLGMTLVMVTHERAIADRNAHRSIHLADGKLALEVAQR; via the coding sequence ATGAGCTCAGACGGGCCGAACACCGGGCAAAACGACGAGATCGTGCGCGTGCGCGAAGCGCACCGCCACTACCAGATGGGATCCACCACGATCCGGGCCGTCGATGGCGTGTCACTCGAAGTCCGCCGCGGCGAGTTCCTTGCGCTGCTGGGCAGCTCCGGATCCGGCAAGTCCACCTTGCTCAACCTGTTGGCCGGGCTCGATCGCCCGACCTCCGGCGTCATCGAGGTCGAAGGCCGCGACCTGGCGAAGATGACCTCCCTTGAGCTGGCCCACTACCGCCGCAACACCGTCGGCATGGTTTTCCAGTCCTTCAACCTGATTCCTTCGATGACCATCGAAGAAAACGTCGAGCTGCCCATGCGCTTTGCCGAGATCGACCGCGCCGAGCGCCGCAAGCGCGCCCGCGAAGCGCTGGGACGCGTCGGACTCGGCGCGCGCCTGACCCACCGACCCACCGAACTCTCCGGCGGCGAGCAGCAGCGCTCGTCGCTCGCCCGCGCGCTCGCCAACCGGCCGTCGCTCCTGCTGGCCGACGAGCCCACCGGCAACCTCGACAGCCGCACCGGCGAAGAGATCATGAAGCTGCTCCGGGAGTGCAACCAGTCGCTCGGCATGACGCTGGTGATGGTCACGCACGAGCGCGCCATCGCCGACCGCAACGCGCACCGCTCCATCCACCTGGCCGACGGCAAACTCGCCCTCGAGGTCGCCCAGCGATGA